A stretch of the Agelaius phoeniceus isolate bAgePho1 chromosome 1, bAgePho1.hap1, whole genome shotgun sequence genome encodes the following:
- the NSUN2 gene encoding RNA cytosine C(5)-methyltransferase NSUN2, producing MGRRARDRRRQQQQRQERGGGGGGSGDQAGWAGGYPEIVKENELFERYYRELGIVPAGEWDAFMAALREPLPATLRITGYRSHAREILHCLKEKYFRELQDLEVDGQKVEMPQSLSWYPEELAWHTNLSRKILRKSPQLEKFHQFLVSETECGNISRQEAVSMIPPLLLNVSPHHKILDMCAAPGSKTAQLIEMLHADMNVPFPSGFVIANDVDNKRCYLLVHQAKRLNSPCIMVVNHDASSIPNLQIDVDGRKEILFYDRILCDVPCSGDGTMRKNIDVWKKWTTQNSLQLHGLQLRIATRGVEQLAEGGRMVYSTCSLNPIENEAVIASLLEKSQGALELADVSSELPGLKRMPGITKWKVMLKDGQWFEEWKDVPSNRQTQIRPTMFPVKDEEKLKAMNLERCLRILPHHQNTGGFFVAVLIKKSPMPWNKRQPKVHQKLPQRTGDTEVTAANSGNGSDCIIEEPTLAENEESKKMQELQNLDTEQSKKEGVCGPPPSKKMKLFGFKEDPFVFLPEDDPLFIPIQKFYALDPSFPKMNLLTRTQEGKKRQLYMVSKELRNVLLNNSEKMKVINTGIKVWSRNSDGEQFGCAFRLAQEGIYTLYPFIHARIVNVCIEDVKILLTQENPFLSKFSSETQKKVKDMAMGSIVLKYDPDPEKPHDLQCPIVLCGWQGKTSLRAFVPKNERLHYLRMMGVEVFKAKRKEEDLEDKTEEGVQHRLLHTEETMDVEDKEHDLVPKMEAETGEKSSQSPVKSSAMEIENKIEDLDQSSKNANTHVSQEGKDTDASNVKD from the exons ATGGGCCGCAGGGCGCGGGACCgccggcggcagcagcagcagcggcaggagcggggcggcggcggcggcggcagtgGGGACCAGGCG GGCTGGGCCGGCGGCTACCCCGAGATCGTGAAGGAAAACGAGCTATTCGAGCGGTACTACCGGGAGCTGGGCATCGTGCCCGCCGGAGAGTGGGACGCGTTCATGGCGGCGCTGCGGGAGCCGCTGCCCGCCACGCTGCGCATCACCGGCTACCGCAG CCACGCCAGAGAGATTCTCCACTGCTTGAAGGAAAAGTACTTCCGAGAGCTGCAGGACCTGGAGGTGGATGGCCAAAAAGTCGAGATGCCGCAGTCGCTGAGCTG GTATCCTGAAGAATTAGCCTGGCACACTAACTTGAGTAGAAAAATCTTACGCAAGTCCCCACAACTGGAAAAGTTTCATCAGTTTCTGGTTAGCGAGACAGAATGT GGAAACATCAGTCGTCAGGAGGCTGTTAGTATGATCCCACCTCTGCTGCTTAATGTTAGCCCTCATCATAAG ATTCTAGATATgtgtgctgctcctggatcTAAGACTGCCCAACTCATTGAAATGTTGCACGCAGACATGAATGTTCCTTTTCCTA GTGGTTTTGTAATTGCCAATGATGTTGACAACAAGCGCTGCTATTTGCTGGTTCATCAGGCTAAGAGATTAAACAGTCCGTGCATCATGGTGGTAAATCATGATGCCTCCAGCATTCCTAACCTTCAAATAGATGTTGATGGAAGAAAAGAGATCCTCTTCTATGACAGGATTTTATGTGATGTCCCCTGCAG TGGAGATGGAACCATGAGGAAAAACATTGATGTATGGAAGAAGTGGACAACACAAAACAGTTTGCAGCTCCATGG TTTGCAGTTGAGAATTGCAACCCGTGGCGTTGAGCAGCTGGCAGAAGGCGGGAGAATGGTGTATTCCACGTGTTCCTTGAATCCCATAGAAAATGAAGCTGTGATCGCATCTCTGCTGGAAAAGAGTCAAG GTGCCTTAGAACTCGCTGATGTCTCTTCTGAGTTACCAGGTTTGAAGAGGATGCCAGGAATTACAAAATGGAAG GTGATGCTGAAAGATGGACAGTGGTTTGAGGAGTGGAAAGATGTGCCTTCAAATAGACAAACACAAATACGTCCTACTATGTTTCCAGTGAAAGATGAAGAGAAGCTAAAGGCAATGAATCTGGAGCGCTG TCTTAGGATATTGCCACATCACCAGAACACAGGTGGCTTCTTTGTGGCTGTCTTAATAAAAAAGTCTCCAATGCCATGGAATAAACGTCAGCCTAAG GTTCATCAGAAATTACCACAAAGAACAGGAGATACTGAAGTGACAGCAGCTAATTCAGGTAATGGTTCTGACTGTATTATTGAAGAACCAACACTTGCTGAAAATGAAGAGTCTAAGAAAATGCAAGAATTGCAGAATTTGGACACGGAGCAGAGTAAAAAGGAAGGAGTATGCGG ACCTCCACCATCTAAAAAAATGAAGTTGTTTGGTTTTAAAGAAGACCCCTTTGTGTTTCTCCCTGAAGATGATCCATTGTTCATTCCTATCCA GAAGTTTTATGCATTGGACCCATCATTTCCCAAGATGAATTTACTGACTCGGactcaagaaggaaaaaagaggcaGCTGTACATGGTTTCTAAGGAGCTAAGGAATGTGCTTCTGAACAATAGTGAGAAGATGAAG GTTATCAACACAGGGATAAAAGTCTGGTCTCGCAACAGTGATGGTGAACAGTTTGGATGTGCATTCAGATTAGCACAAGAG GGAATTTATACTCTGTACCCATTCATTCATGCAAGGATTGTAAATGTCTGCATAGAAGATGTCAAAATTCTTCTAACCCAGGAAAATCCATTCTTAAGTAAATTTAGCAGTGAAACACAGAAGAAAGTCAAAGATATGG CAATGGGAAGTATAGTTCTGAAGTACGACCCAGACCCTGA AAAACCTCATGATCTTCAGTGTCCAATAGTGCTGTGTGGTTGGCAAGGGAAGACGTCACTGCGTGCCTTTGTGCCCAAGAATGAGAGACTTCATTACCTGAGGATGATGGGAGTTGAAGTGTTTAAAGCAAAGAGGAAAGAGGAGGACTTGGAAGACAAAACTGAGGAAGGAGTTCAACACAGACTGCTGCATACAGAGGAAACAATGGATGTGGAAGATAAAGAACATGATTTAGTACCAAAAATGGAAGCAGAAACAGGTGAAAAGTCTTCCCAGAGTCCTGTCAAAAGCAGTGCTatggaaatagaaaataaaattgaggATTTAGATCAATCTAGTAAAAATGCCAACACTCATGTAAGCCAGGAAGGCAAAGACACGGATGCGAGTAATGTGAAAGATTAG